From Amblyraja radiata isolate CabotCenter1 chromosome 21, sAmbRad1.1.pri, whole genome shotgun sequence, a single genomic window includes:
- the arsa gene encoding arylsulfatase A isoform X1, whose amino-acid sequence MIFGLLFAVGPMASLRSLLLALGLSLPVTSSPGVVLVLADDLGYGDLGCFGHPSSRTPNLDRLAASGRRFSDFYSASSGCSPSRAALLTGRYPTRSGIFPGVFFPGSRGGLPLNETTIAELLKQRGYVTAMVGKWHLGYGLNGSYLPIHQGFDEFLGVPYSHDQGPCQNLTCFPPDIKCYGKCDQGVVLLPLVKNDKVIQQPISFTKLTPAYNRFARDFILRATKQRKPFFLYYASHHTHYPQFASADFTRQSKRGPLGDALMEFDDSVGHIMKTLHDAGVENNTLIFITSDNGPELMRRSRGGNAGLLKCGKATTYEGGMREPAIAYWPGQITPDVTHEVASTLDVLPTIASLTGAKLPQVKIDGYDMSDILFNNGKSKRDTMFYYPLAPSKKLGAFAVRYRQYKAHYFTQGSSRSDSTPDRACHWDSLLTHHDPPLLFDLEADPSENYPLHSSDIPNYSWIIDQIHKEKMMFEMGMEFGESQMEKGLDPNLEPCIKPGCSPRPACCAMN is encoded by the exons atgatctttggtctGTTGTTTGCGGTTGGTCCTATGGCGTCGCTCCGCTCGCTGCTGCTGGCTCTGGGCCTCAGCCTGCCCGTCACCAGCAGCCCCGGAGTGGTGCTCGTCCTGGCCGATGACCTTGGATACGGAGATCTGGGTTGCTTCGGCCATCCAAGCTCCCGAACTCCCAATCTAGACCGGCTAGCAGCTTCGGGCAGGAGGTTCAGCGACTTTTACAGTGCGTCCAGTGGCTGCAGCCCATcccg CGCAGCCTTGCTCACGGGCCGTTACCCAACACGGTCCGGAATTTTCCCAGGAGTTTTCTTTCCAGGGTCAAGGGGGGGACTTCCTCTGAATGAAACTACGATTGCGGAATTGTTGAAGCAGCGGGGATATGTCACCGCAATGGTGGGGAAGTGGCACTTGGGCTATGGACTAAATGGGAGCTACCTACCCATCCACCAGGGTTTCGATGAATTCTTGGGCGTTCCATACTCTCATGACCAGGGTCCCTGCCAGAACCTGACATGTTTCCCACCGGATATCAAGTGTTATGGAAAGTGTGACCAAGGTGTGGTCCTCTTGCCCTTGGTCAAGAATGACAAGGTGATCCAGCAGCCAATCAGCTTTACCAAGCTCACTCCAGCGTACAATCGATTTGCAAGAGACTTCATTCTAAGAGCAACAAAACAGAGGAAACCATTCTTCCTTTATTATGCATCACAT CACACCCATTATCCACAGTTCGCAAGCGCAGACTTTACAAGACAATCTAAGAGGGGTCCTCTGGGGGATGCACTGATGGAATTTGATGATTCGGTGGGGCATATAATGAAGACTTTACATGATGCCGGAGTGGAGAATAACACATTAATCTTCATCACCAGTGATAATGG CCCTGAGCTGATGCGAAGATCTCGTGGTGGAAACGCAGGGCTGCTAAAGTGTGGCAAAGCCACCACATATGAAGGAGGAATGAGGGAACCTGCAATTGCCTACTGGCCTGGCCAGATTACTCCAG ATGTGACCCACGAGGTGGCCAGTACCCTTGACGTCCTGCCAACAATTGCCAGCCTCACAGGCGCAAAGCTTCCACAAGTCAAAATAGATGGATACGACATGAGTGATATCCTCTTCAATAATGGGAAG AGCAAACGGGACACCATGTTTTACTATCCACTTGCCCCCAGCAAGAAGCTGGGAGCTTTTGCTGTACGCTATAGGCAGTACAAGGCCCATTATTTCACTCAAG GTTCCTCCCGCAGTGACAGCACTCCTGACCGTGCCTGTCACTGGGACTCTTTACTCACCCATCATGACCCTCCACTGCTTTTTGACTTGGAAGCTGATCCGTCTGAGAACTATCCACTACACAGctctgacattcctaattatAGCTGGATCATCGATCAGATACATAAGGAAAAGATGATGTTTGAAATGGGAATGGAGTTTGGGGAAAGCCAAATGGAGAAAGGACTTGACCCAAATCTTGAACCTTGCATTAAACCTGGCTGCAGCCCCAGGCCTGCCTGTTGTGCAATGAATTAG